The following coding sequences are from one Schizosaccharomyces osmophilus chromosome 1, complete sequence window:
- the bms1 gene encoding GTP binding protein Bms1: MDEKKAHYAKHSGPKAEKKKSRKAPNANPESNPKAFSVSSAGRMARQAMRTADLSQKKLHVPMVDRTPDESPPPVIVAVMGPPGTGKSTLIKSLVKRYSKYTVSNITGPITVVAGKSRRITFLECPNDLSSMIDVAKIADLVLLLVDANFGFEMETMEFLNILAPHGMPRIMGVLTHLDLFKKPATLRAAKKHLKHRFWTELYQGAKLFYLSGVLNGRYPDREILNLSRFISVMKFRPLQWRNQHPYLLADRMEDLTLPTEIEENPKVSRTVTLYGYLHGTNLPKHDAPVHVPGVGDFTISDASRLDDPCPPPDADKVRRRRLSEKQKLIYGPMADIGGILFDKDRVYIDVPTSNFSKDDNSEAGVGERMVMQLQEAHQPLGANSSSGIQLFSNTNLVDSENDQGVSDDVGRKARRQPTGVVSDDMLHLEENEANDSENESGDENDVDYSEKIGAAKDNEDEGAQENFAFAESDSDLGDLSGEEESSDLKWKEGMASRATASFIESRRRRRRNLQKVFYDESLSPDQALSEIRGESLDAEEDGSDADEGDEDDFFQPKEVDSEGPTQENEKSSFEEELERYGQKYADSERLAQIKYHFITGSLLDSQEGDNDEAGEEEKETGDFEDLEDEGSVENNENAQPSNDEEESHEAGEDETPEFEKEREENARKKEELRLRFEEEDRGDPEKKDVDWYGEEKEKIARQLDINREAFNDMDPESRAEIEGYRAGAYVRLVLKGVPYEFVEHFDSRYPVVVGGLLPNEQRHGLVQVRIKRHRWHKKILKTNDPLIFSLGWRRVQSVPVYSISDSRTRNRMLKYTPEHMHCFATFYGPFIAPNTGFCAVQYVANQYAKAGSFRIAATGTVLDVNQSSEIVKKLKLTGVPYKIFKNTAFIKKMFNSPLEVAKFEGANIRTVSGIRGQIKKAVDKEHGHFRATFEDKVLMSDIVFLRAWYPVRIREFCTTVANLLEPLKNEWTGMRLTGEVRHELGLKTPLLPNSQYKEIVRPTRHFNPLKVPASLQAQLPYASRPKEVRPRSKPTYMQKRTVLLNADERKARDLLQKVMTLKSDKESKRKAKKTEEHEKYHKKLQKEEQVYVEKKREEKANWFAKNGKRLRQDSGAASGGKKSRR; this comes from the exons atggatgaaaaaaaagccCATTATGCAAAGCATTCTGGGCCTAAAgcggaaaagaaaaaatcaaggaAAGCTCCCAATGCCAATCCAGAGAGCAATCCTAAG GCATTTTCCGTATCTTCGGCAGGACGTATGGCTAGACAGGCCATGAGGACTGCAGACTTGTCTCAAAAGAAGTTGCACGTTCCGATGGTCGATCGTACGCCTGATGAATCGCCGCCACCTGTAATTGTTGCTGTTATGGGTCCTCCTGGAACAGGAAAATCTACGTTAATCAAATCTTTAGTCAAAAGATATTCCAAATATACGGTATCCAATATCACTGGGCCTATTACTGTGGTTGCTGGCAAATCACGAagaattacttttttggaatgCCCTAATGATTTGAGTTCCATGATTGATGTAGCAAAGATTGCCGACCTCGTTTTGCTTCTAGTTGACGCCAACTTTGGGTttgaaatggaaacaatGGAATTTCTTAACATTTTAGCACCTCATGGAATGCCCCGAATTATGGGCGTGCTGACTCACTTAGATTTATTCAAGAAGCCTGCTACCCTTCGTGCTGCCAAGAAGCATTTGAAACATCGTTTTTGGACAGAGTTATATCAAGGTGCTAAGTTATTTTATCTTTCGGGTGTCCTAAACGGAAGATATCCCGATCGTGAAATATTGAACTTGTCGAGGTTTATTAGCGTCATGAAGTTCCGTCCTCTTCAATGGCGCAATCAGCACCCGTATTTGCTTGCTGATCGTATGGAAGACTTAACATTGCCTACCGAAATTGAAGAGAATCCTAAGGTCTCTCGAACTGTTACTCTCTATGGTTACCTTCATGGTACAAACTTACCGAAGCATGATGCACCAGTTCACGTCCCGGGTGTTGGTGACTTTACCATTTCTGATGCTTCTAGATTAGATGACCCCTGTCCTCCTCCAGATGCTGATAAAGTCAGAAGACGCAGACTTTCCgaaaaacagaaattaATCTATGGTCCAATGGCTGATATCGGTGGCATCCTTTTTGACAAGGATCGTGTATATATAGATGTTCCTACTTCAAACTTCTCCAAGGATGACAACTCTGAAGCTGGTGTTGGTGAACGTATGGTCATGCAATTACAAGAAGCTCATCAACCTTTGGGTGCTAACTCTTCATCTGGTATCCAACTTTTCAGCAATACCAATCTCGTTGATTCTGAAAATGATCAAGGAGTCTCTGATGATGTTGGCAGAAAAGCTCGACGTCAACCAACAGGCGTCGTTTCTGATGATATGCTGCATCTTGAGGAGAATGAAGCAAATGACTCCGAAAACGAGTCTGGTGACGAAAACGACGTTGATTACTCTGAAAAGATTGGAGCGGCCAAGGATAATGAGGACGAAGGTGCTCAAGAGAATTTTGCCTTTGCTGAAAGTGATTCAGACCTTGGTGATCTTTCtggtgaagaagaatcgtCTGATTTGAAATGGAAAGAAGGTATGGCTTCTCGGGCTACAGCTTCGTTCATTGAATCTCGTCGTCGACGTCGTAGGAATCTACAAAAAGTGTTTTATGATGAATCTCTTTCACCCGATCAAGCATTGTCTGAAATTCGTGGTGAATCGTTGGATGCAGAGGAAGACGGAAGCGACGCAGATGAAGGAGATGAAGATGACTTTTTTCAACCTAAAGAAGTTGATTCGGAGGGCCCCACTCAAGAGAACgaaaaaagttcttttgaGGAAGAACTCGAACGTTATGGACAGAAATATGCGGATTCCGAACGTCTTGCTCAAATCAAATATCATTTTATTACTGGCAGTTTGTTAGATTCCCAGGAAGGGGATAATGACGAAGCTGGcgaggaagaaaaggaaacgGGGGATTTTGAGGATTTGGAAGACGAGGGTAGtgttgaaaataatgaGAATGCACAGCCCTCAAATGACGAGGAGGAATCACACGAGGCAGGCGAAGATGAAACTCCtgagtttgaaaaagagagagaggaAAATGCTCgcaaaaaggaagaacttAGGCTTCGttttgaggaagaagatcGTGGCGATCCAGAGAAGAAAGATGTCGATTGGTACGGagaagagaaggaaaagattgCGCGCCAATTGGATATAAATAGGGAAGCATTCAATGACATGGATCCCGAAAGTAGAGCTGAAATTGAGGGATATCGTGCCGGTGCATATGTACGTCTCGTTCTAAAAGGCGTTCCTTATGAGTTCGTTGAGCACTTCGATTCTCGTTATCCAGTGGTTGTTGGTGGTCTATTGCCAAATGAACAGCGACATGGACTTGTTCAAGTTCGTATTAAGAGACACCGCTGGCATAAGAagattttaaaaacaaatgatcCGTTAATTTTCAGCTTGGGTTGGAGACGAGTACAGTCAGTCCCAGTCTACTCTATCAGTGATTCCCGTACTAGAAACAGGATGTTGAAGTATACCCCAGAGCATATGCACTGCTTCGCTACATTTTACGGACCATTCATTGCACCAAACACGGGATTTTGTGCGGTGCAGTATGTTGCTAATCAATATGCTAAAGCTGGTAGTTTCAGAATTGCTGCGACTGGTACCGTTCTAGATGTTAACCAATCGAGTGAAATTGTGAAAAAGCTGAAATTAACTGGTGTTCCATACAAAATCTTTAAGAACACAGCATTTATCAAGAAAATGTTTAATAGTCCTTTGGAAGTGGCCAAGTTCGAAGGTGCAAATATTAGGACTGTGTCCGGTATTCGAGGACAAATTAAGAAAGCTGTTGATAAAGAACATGGCCATTTCCGTGCTACATTCGAGGATAAAGTGTTAATGAGTGATATAGTTTTCTTGAGAGCATGGTACCCTGTACGAATTCGTGAATTTTGTACGACGGTCGCGAACTTGTTAGAACCACTAAAGAACGAGTGGACAGGTATGCGACTGACAGGTGAAGTGCGTCATGAACTTGGCTTGAAAACACCCTTACTTCCCAATTCCcaatataaagaaattgttcGACCTACTAGACATTTCAATCCTTTGAAGGTTCCTGCATCTTTGCAAGCGCAGCTTCCTTATGCTTCTCGTCCTAAAGAAGTTCGTCCCCGAAGCAAGCCTACGTATATGCAAAAGCGCACTGTGTTATTGAACGCTGACGAACGAAAAGCTCGTGATTTGTTACAGAAGGTAATGACCCTCAAGTCTgacaaagaaagcaagcGTAAAGCTAAGAAGACCGAAGAACACGAGAAGTATCACAAAAAGCTCCAGAAAGAAGAGCAAGTGTATGTGGAAAAGAAACGTGAAGAGAAAGCCAACTGGTTTGCTaaaaatggtaaaagaCTTCGTCAAGACTCGGGTGCTGCCTCTGGCGGCAAAAAATCTAGGCGataa